A single region of the Variovorax paradoxus genome encodes:
- a CDS encoding VOC family protein — translation MLKQPRFVIAVRDLARSADFYRDVLGFSIEWKEVPGWRLFRRDACTIMAGECPDTPAARELGEHSYMAYVEVDDVTGLHKDLAARGVQMVKALRTEPWGMREFGIETIDGHRMMFGEDVSGPD, via the coding sequence ATGCTCAAACAACCTCGGTTCGTGATCGCAGTGCGCGACCTGGCCCGGTCCGCCGATTTCTACCGCGACGTCCTGGGGTTCTCGATCGAGTGGAAGGAAGTGCCCGGCTGGCGTCTGTTCAGACGCGACGCCTGCACCATCATGGCGGGAGAGTGCCCGGACACACCTGCCGCGCGGGAACTGGGCGAGCATTCATATATGGCCTACGTTGAGGTCGACGATGTCACGGGCTTGCACAAGGATCTGGCTGCGCGGGGTGTTCAGATGGTCAAGGCTCTTCGTACAGAGCCCTGGGGCATGCGAGAGTTTGGAATCGAGACCATTGACGGTCACCGCATGATGTTTGGAGAGGATGTTTCTGGCCCTGACTGA
- a CDS encoding toxin-antitoxin system YwqK family antitoxin, which translates to MTIDSDLNIAEIPHESGAIRFRYARVMAPDRTRWIRHGLFVEYHENGTVVSEGQYVDGKEDGLWRDFHPDGRPAAEGCYREGKEVGVWRFWNPDGTEEPSTNFN; encoded by the coding sequence ATGACCATCGACTCTGACCTCAACATCGCCGAGATTCCCCACGAGTCGGGAGCCATCAGGTTCCGCTATGCCAGGGTGATGGCACCAGACAGGACACGATGGATCCGGCACGGTCTCTTCGTTGAATACCACGAGAACGGCACAGTGGTGTCCGAAGGCCAGTACGTTGATGGCAAGGAAGACGGGCTTTGGCGAGACTTCCATCCGGACGGCCGGCCTGCAGCCGAGGGATGCTATCGCGAGGGCAAGGAGGTCGGCGTGTGGCGGTTCTGGAATCCCGATGGAACCGAAGAGCCGAGCACGAATTTCAACTGA
- a CDS encoding tautomerase family protein: MPYLQLDVTCSYSVGDKKRLAAAMSETYARMMSVDIRRISVAIRELGEGGVWRIPEMGDEPTPVSMLMLDIRRGRPAELRMQVAKALCQHCVDILGLQENQLNVEFTQHDGDEMYHPALGGYSPDWKPGEA; the protein is encoded by the coding sequence ATGCCGTACCTTCAGTTAGACGTGACCTGCAGCTATTCCGTAGGCGACAAGAAGCGGTTGGCCGCGGCGATGAGTGAGACCTACGCGCGCATGATGTCCGTGGACATTCGGCGAATCAGTGTCGCTATCCGTGAGCTGGGCGAGGGCGGGGTGTGGCGTATTCCAGAGATGGGGGACGAGCCGACTCCCGTCTCAATGCTTATGTTGGACATCCGCAGAGGCCGGCCCGCCGAGCTGCGAATGCAAGTAGCAAAGGCCCTCTGCCAGCACTGCGTTGACATTCTCGGCCTGCAGGAAAACCAACTCAACGTCGAGTTCACTCAGCACGACGGGGACGAGATGTACCACCCGGCGCTTGGCGGTTACAGCCCAGACTGGAAGCCCGGCGAGGCGTGA
- a CDS encoding suppressor of fused domain protein — MTILVYRDWPTVGMTSAFTFGLSHATHPDWKHGRAELTISMESNNDSWSEAIGRLVSELRGRCPFTFGETINYGKPISTESAMNAFLVFAPIHLTKQEAQVRLKDYNCIIKAVYPLFEEELGLLERLGLEAFWKQPGWDISSPHREILSGVH; from the coding sequence GTGACCATCCTCGTATACCGCGACTGGCCAACGGTCGGAATGACGTCGGCGTTCACCTTCGGCTTGTCGCATGCAACCCATCCGGACTGGAAGCATGGTCGCGCCGAGTTGACCATTTCGATGGAATCGAACAACGATTCATGGTCCGAAGCGATAGGCCGCTTGGTAAGCGAACTGCGAGGGCGCTGCCCGTTCACATTCGGCGAGACCATCAATTATGGAAAGCCCATCAGTACAGAGTCGGCCATGAACGCGTTCCTCGTTTTCGCGCCCATTCATCTCACAAAGCAGGAAGCACAAGTCCGTCTCAAGGATTACAACTGCATCATCAAAGCGGTTTATCCGCTTTTCGAGGAGGAGCTAGGTCTTCTCGAGCGGCTTGGCCTCGAGGCGTTCTGGAAGCAGCCGGGGTGGGACATCTCCAGTCCGCATCGAGAAATCCTTAGCGGTGTCCACTGA
- a CDS encoding LysR family transcriptional regulator → MAGFDDRVTNGISVLSAIVDSGTFAAAGDILNMSQSGVSRSIARLEARLGIRLLERTTRSVSLTDEGRRFYEQVMPLLAGLEEAAASAAQGAAAVRGRLRVNLDPYFSRLILGPRLGAFLESYPQLRLELITTDRLGDLVADGFDLAVRFGNPRPSTLVARKLLDTRMVTIAAPAYLKRYGHPKDPRELEKGHHVCIQFRDPESGRPYPWEFHKRRKKLVLETSGSLTVNDAGTLYSVCLAGHGMAQVMDLGVGPMIADGRLVEVFPDWPDERFPLYALHPSRHHVPAKTRAFLDFIVALLH, encoded by the coding sequence ATGGCAGGCTTTGACGATCGGGTGACAAACGGGATCAGCGTGCTGTCCGCGATCGTCGACAGCGGCACGTTTGCGGCGGCTGGCGACATACTGAACATGTCGCAATCTGGCGTCAGCCGGTCGATTGCGCGGCTTGAGGCGCGGCTGGGTATTCGGCTGCTCGAACGCACCACGCGATCTGTCAGCCTCACCGACGAGGGCAGGCGCTTCTACGAGCAGGTGATGCCCCTTTTGGCCGGCCTGGAAGAGGCTGCGGCCTCCGCCGCCCAAGGCGCGGCCGCCGTTCGCGGGCGCCTGAGGGTCAATCTTGATCCGTATTTCTCTCGGCTCATCCTGGGGCCAAGGTTGGGCGCATTCCTCGAGAGCTATCCGCAGTTGCGCCTCGAACTGATCACAACGGATCGCCTGGGCGACCTTGTGGCCGATGGTTTCGATCTGGCCGTGCGCTTCGGAAATCCTCGCCCGTCGACACTGGTTGCACGCAAGCTGCTGGACACCCGGATGGTGACCATCGCAGCGCCCGCCTACCTCAAGCGCTACGGCCATCCCAAAGACCCACGCGAACTCGAGAAGGGTCATCACGTCTGCATTCAGTTCCGTGATCCGGAGTCCGGGCGCCCCTATCCATGGGAGTTTCACAAACGTCGCAAGAAGCTGGTGCTCGAAACCAGCGGCTCGTTGACGGTCAATGATGCCGGAACGCTGTACAGCGTGTGCCTCGCCGGTCACGGGATGGCCCAAGTCATGGACTTGGGCGTGGGGCCGATGATTGCCGATGGACGATTGGTCGAGGTGTTTCCAGACTGGCCCGATGAGCGGTTTCCGTTGTATGCGCTGCACCCGTCACGCCATCATGTGCCCGCGAAGACGCGCGCGTTTCTGGACTTCATCGTCGCGCTGCTGCATTAG
- a CDS encoding NmrA family NAD(P)-binding protein: MFAITGITGQVGGTVARALIDNGQRVRAVVRNAEKGAAWARKGCEVAVADLYDAAALKKAFAGVQGVFFLLPPVFDPSPDFNEARRVIAAVREALEVARPSKVVSLSTIGAQALQPNLLQQHQLQEKSLGTLPLPITFLRAAWFMENATWDVAPARTTGVIPSFLYPLDKPVPMVATEDIGRVAAELLQETWQGRRVVELEGARLSPNDIAAAFGRVLERKVRMEAVPRATWEALFKSQGMKNPVPRAQMLDGFNEGWIDFEGDASSTRKGTVSLDTVLQTLIARA; encoded by the coding sequence ATGTTCGCCATTACAGGAATCACAGGTCAGGTCGGGGGTACCGTCGCAAGGGCACTCATCGACAATGGACAGCGGGTACGAGCAGTCGTGCGCAATGCTGAAAAGGGCGCGGCATGGGCGCGCAAAGGATGTGAGGTCGCAGTCGCGGACCTGTACGATGCCGCCGCACTGAAGAAGGCCTTCGCCGGCGTGCAAGGGGTCTTCTTCCTGCTGCCGCCGGTGTTCGATCCGTCGCCCGACTTTAACGAAGCGCGTCGTGTGATCGCCGCCGTCCGTGAGGCGCTCGAAGTCGCGCGGCCCTCCAAGGTTGTCTCCCTGTCGACGATAGGCGCTCAAGCGCTGCAGCCAAACCTGCTGCAGCAGCACCAGTTGCAGGAGAAAAGCCTGGGAACCTTGCCGCTGCCTATCACCTTCTTGCGCGCCGCCTGGTTCATGGAGAACGCGACATGGGATGTCGCACCGGCCCGCACGACCGGCGTGATCCCGAGCTTTCTCTATCCGTTGGACAAGCCGGTGCCGATGGTCGCCACCGAGGACATCGGGCGCGTGGCGGCCGAGTTGCTCCAGGAAACCTGGCAAGGCAGGCGCGTCGTCGAATTGGAAGGCGCGCGCTTGTCACCCAATGACATCGCCGCGGCCTTTGGGCGCGTGCTCGAACGCAAGGTGCGGATGGAAGCGGTGCCGCGTGCCACCTGGGAGGCGCTGTTCAAGTCGCAGGGGATGAAGAACCCGGTGCCACGGGCCCAGATGCTGGATGGCTTCAATGAAGGGTGGATCGACTTCGAGGGCGACGCATCCAGCACGCGCAAAGGCACCGTGTCCCTGGATACGGTTCTGCAAACCCTGATCGCGCGCGCCTGA
- a CDS encoding serine hydrolase domain-containing protein yields MNEDFSRRNLLKGAATLMTVPALAQLASAPAMAATARTPSPVAKYPRSGAFNSIDRILQRAVDARQVAGVVAMSATDKGIVYEGSFGKRDAAHGPAMSLDTVFWLLSMTKAATAVACMQLVEQGKLQLDDPVGKLMPELASPKVLEGFDASGAPTLRPARRPITLLHLLTHTSGLTYSNWSDKLPQYEKFTGLPDIAESKNGAFAAPLEFDPGDRWQYGTGMHAVGKIVEAVSDQSLEVYFRENIFAPLGMTDTGFLISSAQKRRVATTYIRQSDGSLTSMPFEMPQCPEFFSGGGGLFGTPRDYMALLQMLLSDGTFRGARILKPQTVAMMRQNQIGDLNVNPLKTSAAAWSNDADLFPGMPQKWGLSFDINTQPGPNGRSAGSYAWAGLLNCYFWVDPVKKVTGAVFTQLLPFYDARMVELFGAFERGIYTGLARA; encoded by the coding sequence ATGAACGAAGACTTCAGTAGGCGCAATCTGCTCAAAGGTGCTGCCACGTTGATGACCGTCCCCGCGCTCGCCCAGTTGGCGAGCGCCCCGGCTATGGCGGCGACGGCACGTACCCCGAGCCCGGTGGCCAAATACCCTCGCAGTGGCGCCTTCAACTCGATCGATCGAATTCTTCAGCGTGCTGTTGACGCGAGGCAAGTCGCTGGCGTCGTTGCCATGAGTGCGACTGACAAAGGCATCGTCTACGAAGGGTCGTTCGGCAAGCGCGACGCGGCGCACGGTCCAGCCATGTCGCTCGACACCGTCTTCTGGCTGCTGTCAATGACGAAGGCGGCAACGGCAGTCGCCTGCATGCAACTCGTCGAACAGGGCAAGCTGCAACTTGACGATCCCGTGGGCAAACTGATGCCGGAACTGGCGTCGCCCAAGGTTCTGGAAGGCTTCGATGCGTCTGGTGCACCCACGCTGCGGCCAGCCAGGCGGCCAATCACCTTGCTCCACCTGCTGACCCACACCTCGGGCCTTACCTATAGCAACTGGAGCGACAAGCTGCCCCAGTACGAGAAGTTCACGGGTCTGCCCGATATCGCCGAAAGCAAGAACGGCGCGTTCGCCGCTCCGCTCGAGTTCGACCCGGGCGATCGCTGGCAGTACGGCACGGGCATGCATGCCGTGGGCAAGATCGTCGAGGCCGTTAGCGATCAATCTCTCGAGGTCTACTTCCGCGAGAACATCTTCGCGCCGCTCGGCATGACCGATACCGGCTTCTTGATTAGCAGTGCGCAGAAGCGTCGCGTGGCGACGACGTACATCCGCCAGTCGGACGGCTCGCTCACGTCGATGCCGTTCGAAATGCCGCAGTGCCCGGAGTTCTTCTCGGGCGGGGGTGGCCTGTTCGGCACGCCGCGCGACTACATGGCCCTTCTGCAGATGCTGCTGAGCGACGGTACTTTCCGTGGCGCCCGCATCCTGAAGCCACAGACGGTGGCCATGATGCGCCAGAACCAGATCGGCGATCTGAACGTGAACCCGCTGAAGACATCCGCGGCAGCGTGGTCGAACGACGCCGACCTGTTCCCCGGCATGCCGCAGAAGTGGGGCCTGTCGTTCGACATCAACACGCAGCCCGGGCCCAACGGTCGCAGCGCGGGCAGCTACGCGTGGGCCGGGTTGCTCAACTGCTACTTCTGGGTCGACCCGGTCAAGAAAGTGACCGGTGCGGTATTCACGCAACTGCTGCCGTTCTACGACGCGCGCATGGTCGAACTTTTCGGTGCTTTTGAGCGCGGCATCTACACCGGCTTGGCAAGAGCCTGA
- a CDS encoding OmpA family protein, producing MNRLLNFLVAAAAILGASSAYSLSPARARGVEVTFLPHATSLTEEQRSRIQYAVEELHQKDWCWFGAAVVTGFSNASEGERKRQEHLALARAQYVAGLLELYGIPHSHVYSYVGRNPDGKWSYDAAQSLQFVSVEFNATSRLGIVGPCPILNAPSGLRLSPLDGHPHK from the coding sequence ATGAATCGCCTACTCAACTTTCTGGTAGCTGCTGCAGCAATTCTGGGCGCATCTTCTGCCTATTCGCTCAGCCCCGCTCGTGCCAGAGGGGTTGAGGTCACTTTTTTGCCGCATGCGACATCGCTGACCGAGGAGCAACGTAGTCGTATTCAATACGCCGTTGAAGAGCTTCACCAAAAAGACTGGTGTTGGTTTGGCGCAGCAGTCGTGACGGGCTTTAGCAATGCCAGTGAAGGCGAACGCAAGAGACAGGAGCATTTGGCCCTAGCACGTGCTCAATACGTCGCGGGACTTCTCGAGCTTTACGGTATACCTCACTCGCACGTGTATTCATACGTTGGCCGCAATCCAGATGGCAAGTGGTCCTACGATGCCGCGCAATCGCTCCAGTTTGTTTCCGTGGAGTTCAATGCCACAAGTCGTCTTGGGATCGTAGGTCCCTGTCCGATCCTGAACGCGCCAAGCGGCCTGCGTCTATCCCCTTTGGACGGACACCCTCACAAATAA